One window of the bacterium genome contains the following:
- a CDS encoding ABC transporter permease, which yields MSTLECARIGLDGLNAHRLRTLLTTLGIVFGVAAVIAMLSIGEGARRKVLAQFALMGIDNLLVVDKPPPDPADDTETRPFSAGLTLADAAAVREVMPQALRVVPMRIEDLDVQAGRRRVSANVVGTTPDYIDATRARAARGRFLDWAEVDSLSRVCVLGAGLASELFLLQDPVGEQVKVGRDWYTVVGVMAGADVSAANELEDIRDTARDLYLPVGAALQRLNVKPYTSELHRLIVQVDDTDRLNEAAGVLSSVIKRRHRGVEDHRIVVPAHLIRQQQSTQRIFNVVMGAIAGISLLVGGIGIMNIMLASALERTREIGLRRAVGATERDILLQFLLEAVGVSFLGGIIGVAVGLGLTAAIAVYAGWPVAIAPWSVLLAFGVSAAVGIAFGYYPARRAARLSPIESLRYE from the coding sequence ATGTCGACGCTCGAATGTGCGCGGATCGGGTTGGACGGACTGAACGCCCACCGCCTGCGCACGCTGTTGACCACGCTGGGCATCGTGTTCGGGGTCGCGGCCGTGATCGCCATGCTGTCGATCGGCGAGGGCGCGCGGCGAAAGGTTCTCGCGCAGTTTGCGCTGATGGGCATCGACAACCTGCTCGTGGTCGACAAGCCGCCCCCGGACCCCGCCGATGACACCGAGACGCGGCCGTTCAGCGCCGGGCTCACGCTGGCCGACGCTGCCGCCGTGCGCGAGGTGATGCCGCAGGCGTTACGTGTGGTACCGATGCGCATCGAGGACCTGGATGTGCAGGCCGGTCGCCGGCGCGTCTCGGCGAATGTTGTGGGCACCACGCCCGACTATATCGACGCCACGCGTGCCCGCGCCGCACGCGGCCGTTTCCTGGACTGGGCCGAGGTCGATTCGCTCAGCCGCGTCTGTGTACTGGGCGCAGGCCTGGCGAGCGAGTTGTTCCTGCTGCAGGATCCGGTGGGCGAGCAGGTCAAGGTGGGGCGCGACTGGTACACGGTGGTGGGGGTCATGGCGGGCGCCGACGTCTCGGCGGCGAATGAACTGGAAGACATCCGCGACACCGCGCGCGACCTCTACCTGCCGGTGGGCGCGGCGCTGCAGCGCCTGAACGTCAAGCCATACACCAGCGAACTGCATCGCCTGATCGTGCAGGTCGATGACACCGACCGGCTGAACGAAGCCGCGGGCGTGCTGTCGTCGGTCATCAAGAGGCGCCACCGCGGCGTCGAGGACCACCGCATCGTGGTGCCGGCCCACCTCATCCGCCAGCAACAGTCGACGCAGCGCATCTTCAACGTCGTCATGGGCGCCATCGCCGGGATCTCGCTGCTGGTCGGCGGCATCGGCATCATGAACATCATGCTGGCCAGCGCGCTGGAGCGCACCCGCGAGATCGGCCTGCGGCGGGCGGTCGGCGCCACCGAGCGCGACATCCTCCTGCAGTTCCTGCTCGAGGCGGTGGGCGTGAGCTTCCTGGGCGGCATCATCGGCGTTGCCGTCGGGCTGGGCCTGACGGCGGCGATTGCCGTCTACGCCGGCTGGCCCGTGGCGATCGCGCCGTGGTCGGTGCTGTTGGCTTTCGGAGTGTCCGCGGCCGTCGGCATTGCCTTCGGCTACTACCCGGCGCGCCGCGCTGCGCGCCTCAGTCCCATCGAATCCCTCAGGTACGAATGA